The Pseudomonas azotoformans genome has a segment encoding these proteins:
- the hemN gene encoding oxygen-independent coproporphyrinogen III oxidase, whose product MLDAIRWDTDLIHRYDLAGPRYTSYPTAVQFDSQVGTFDLLHALRDSRKAVRPLSLYVHVPFCANICYYCACNKVITKDRGRAQAYLQRLEQEIQLVACHLDPKQRVEQLHFGGGTPTFLSHDELRQVMGCLRQHFNLLDDDSGDYGIEIDPREADWATMGLLRELGFNRVSIGLQDLDPEVQRAVNRLQSLEETRAVIDAARTLQFRSINIDLIYGLPKQTPINFARTVEEVIRLQPDRLSVFNYAHLPERFMPQRRINTDELPSPASKLLMLQTTIEQLTQAGYRYIGMDHFALPDDELAIAQEEGTLQRNFQGYTTHGHCDLIGLGVSAISQIGDLYCQNSSDLNGYQNTLAGAQLATSRGLVCTTDDRLRREVIQQLICNFSLAFETIEQAFNMDFRGYFDDIWPQLTAMAEDGLIELDAQGIRVLPAGRLLVRSVCMVFDAYLEHQNRQRFSRVI is encoded by the coding sequence ATGCTCGACGCCATTCGTTGGGACACCGATCTGATTCACCGCTACGACCTGGCGGGACCGCGCTACACGTCCTACCCCACCGCCGTACAATTCGACAGCCAGGTCGGCACCTTCGACCTGCTCCACGCCCTGCGCGACAGCCGCAAAGCCGTGCGACCGTTGTCGCTGTATGTGCATGTGCCGTTCTGCGCGAACATCTGCTACTACTGCGCCTGCAACAAGGTCATTACCAAGGACCGTGGCCGCGCCCAGGCCTACCTGCAACGCCTGGAGCAAGAGATCCAACTGGTGGCCTGCCATCTCGACCCGAAACAGCGGGTTGAGCAACTGCATTTTGGCGGCGGCACCCCGACCTTTCTCAGCCACGATGAACTGCGCCAGGTAATGGGCTGCCTGCGCCAGCACTTCAATCTGCTGGATGACGACTCCGGCGACTACGGCATCGAGATCGACCCCCGCGAAGCGGACTGGGCGACCATGGGCCTGCTGCGTGAGCTCGGCTTCAACCGCGTGAGCATCGGCCTGCAAGACCTCGACCCCGAAGTGCAACGGGCGGTGAATCGCCTGCAGAGCCTGGAGGAAACCCGCGCGGTGATCGATGCAGCGCGCACCCTGCAATTTCGCTCGATCAATATCGACCTGATCTACGGTCTGCCCAAGCAAACGCCGATCAACTTCGCGCGCACCGTAGAAGAGGTGATCAGGCTGCAACCGGACCGTCTGTCGGTGTTCAATTACGCGCATCTGCCGGAGCGTTTCATGCCCCAGCGGCGCATCAACACGGATGAACTCCCCTCCCCCGCGTCAAAGCTCTTGATGCTGCAAACCACCATCGAGCAACTGACCCAGGCCGGTTACCGCTACATCGGCATGGACCACTTCGCCCTGCCCGACGACGAACTGGCCATCGCCCAGGAAGAAGGCACCCTGCAACGCAACTTCCAGGGCTACACCACCCACGGCCATTGCGACTTGATCGGGCTAGGCGTGTCGGCGATCAGCCAGATCGGTGACCTGTACTGCCAGAACAGCAGCGACCTCAACGGCTACCAGAACACCCTGGCCGGCGCGCAACTGGCCACCAGTCGCGGCCTGGTTTGCACCACGGACGATCGGCTGCGGCGGGAAGTGATTCAGCAGTTGATCTGCAATTTCAGCCTGGCATTCGAGACGATCGAGCAGGCCTTCAACATGGATTTTCGCGGGTATTTCGACGACATCTGGCCGCAACTGACGGCGATGGCCGAGGATGGCCTGATCGAACTCGACGCCCAGGGCATTCGTGTATTGCCGGCCGGGCGATTGCTGGTGCGTTCGGTGTGCATGGTGTTCGATGCCTACCTGGAGCACCAGAACAGGCAACGGTTTTCACGGGTGATCTGA
- a CDS encoding FixH family protein → MSVATAASPWYKHLWPWIIIGILACSVTLTLSMVTIAVNNPDNLVNDNYYEAGKGINRSLDRELLAQTLQLRAKVHLDELTGEVEVNLTGNSNPTTLELNLISPTQPEKDRKINLARSDSEPGRYIGQVTDKVEGRRFVELLGVEGDRTWRMFEEEQVSHDKDLLLGDEPLQGAEDLKK, encoded by the coding sequence ATGTCCGTAGCCACTGCCGCAAGCCCCTGGTACAAGCACCTCTGGCCCTGGATCATCATTGGGATCCTCGCCTGTTCGGTGACCTTGACCCTGTCCATGGTGACCATCGCGGTGAACAACCCGGACAACCTGGTCAACGACAACTACTACGAGGCCGGCAAAGGCATCAACCGCTCCCTGGACCGCGAACTGCTGGCCCAGACCCTGCAACTGCGCGCCAAGGTGCACCTGGATGAGCTGACCGGTGAAGTCGAAGTGAACCTCACCGGCAACAGCAACCCGACCACCCTGGAATTGAACCTGATTTCCCCGACGCAGCCGGAGAAAGATCGCAAGATCAACCTGGCCCGCAGCGACAGCGAACCCGGTCGCTACATCGGCCAAGTCACCGACAAGGTCGAAGGCCGTCGCTTCGTCGAGTTGCTGGGTGTGGAAGGCGACCGCACCTGGCGCATGTTCGAAGAAGAACAGGTCAGCCACGACAAGGACTTGCTGCTGGGCGATGAACCGTTGCAGGGTGCTGAAGACCTGAAAAAATAG
- a CDS encoding FlxA-like family protein, translated as MSVIAAYNPAIRIPTVPDAKPAAEAKEAAPEVETTHAPKVVEGVTVTISADAFKAAGAAKSSNADIDDSGLDDNVKQVLKMIRQLKQQIAEKQAELAAVAAATNLSPEEARAKASALQSEISSLQAGLMSAQTSLAKSMKGMSAEDSMKTASLAM; from the coding sequence ATGTCTGTTATAGCTGCCTACAACCCTGCCATCCGCATTCCGACCGTCCCGGATGCAAAGCCTGCGGCTGAGGCCAAGGAAGCAGCGCCGGAGGTTGAAACCACCCATGCACCCAAAGTGGTGGAGGGTGTGACGGTGACTATTTCTGCCGATGCGTTCAAGGCGGCAGGTGCGGCCAAAAGCTCCAATGCGGATATCGATGACAGCGGCCTGGACGACAACGTCAAGCAGGTGCTGAAAATGATCCGTCAGTTGAAACAACAGATCGCCGAAAAACAGGCGGAGCTGGCGGCTGTTGCTGCAGCCACTAACCTCTCCCCCGAAGAGGCTCGCGCAAAGGCCAGCGCTTTGCAGAGCGAGATCAGTTCATTGCAGGCGGGCCTGATGTCGGCCCAGACCTCACTGGCTAAGTCGATGAAAGGTATGAGTGCCGAGGATTCGATGAAGACCGCCTCACTGGCGATGTAA
- a CDS encoding adenine phosphoribosyltransferase, with the protein MTFDSFDIKSLIRPVIDFPKPGVIFRDITPLFQSPRALRLVADSFAHRYVEAEFTHIGAMDARGFLIGSIIAYQLNKPLILFRKQGKLPADVLAEGYQTEYGEAFLEVHADSLCEGDSVLMFDDLIATGGTLIAAANLVRRMGATIFEAAAIIDLPELGGSQRLEDMGIPTFCLTQFALTEQ; encoded by the coding sequence ATGACCTTTGATTCGTTCGACATCAAATCCCTGATCCGCCCCGTCATCGACTTCCCCAAGCCTGGGGTGATCTTCCGTGACATCACGCCGTTGTTCCAATCGCCCCGCGCCCTGCGCCTAGTGGCAGACAGCTTTGCCCATCGGTATGTCGAGGCCGAATTCACCCATATCGGCGCGATGGATGCGCGGGGTTTCCTGATCGGTTCGATCATCGCCTACCAACTGAACAAGCCGCTGATCCTGTTCCGCAAGCAAGGCAAGCTGCCGGCTGACGTGCTGGCCGAGGGTTACCAGACCGAGTACGGCGAGGCGTTCCTGGAAGTGCATGCCGACAGCCTGTGCGAAGGCGATTCGGTGCTGATGTTCGATGATTTGATCGCCACCGGCGGCACCCTGATCGCAGCGGCGAACCTGGTGCGGCGCATGGGGGCGACGATCTTCGAAGCGGCGGCGATTATTGATCTGCCGGAGCTGGGCGGTTCGCAGCGCCTGGAAGACATGGGCATCCCGACTTTTTGCCTGACGCAGTTTGCACTGACCGAACAGTGA
- the ccoS gene encoding cbb3-type cytochrome oxidase assembly protein CcoS, which translates to MPALYVMIPAALLLVGVAIYIFFWAVDSGQYDDLDGPAHSVLFDDQDPNHLAGIEEANHPEQPPKDPPHA; encoded by the coding sequence ATGCCAGCTTTATACGTGATGATTCCGGCGGCGCTGCTGTTAGTGGGCGTGGCCATCTACATCTTCTTCTGGGCGGTGGACAGCGGCCAGTACGACGACCTCGACGGCCCGGCTCATAGTGTGCTGTTCGACGACCAGGACCCCAACCACCTGGCCGGCATCGAAGAGGCCAACCACCCAGAACAACCGCCGAAAGACCCGCCCCATGCTTGA
- the ccoG gene encoding cytochrome c oxidase accessory protein CcoG — translation MSDQIPVHDVTPPAKTVDLYASREKIYTRAFTGLFRNLRMLGGAGLFLLYFGTVWLNWGGHQAVWWNLPERKFFIFGATFWPQDFILLSGILIVAAFGLFFITVYAGRVWCGYTCPQSVWTWIFMWCEKVTEGDRNQRIKLDKAPMGVNKFLRKFSKHTLWLLIGFVTGMTFVGYFSPIRELVFDFFTGQADGWSYFWVGFFTLATYGNAGWLREQVCIYMCPYARFQSVMFDKDTLIVSYDPRRGELRGPRKKGVDYKAQGLGDCIDCTMCVQVCPTGIDIRDGLQIECIGCAACIDACDNIMDKMEYPRGLISYTTEHNLSGQKTHKLRPRLIGYALVLLAMISLLVAAFFMRSLVGFDVSKDRVLYRENAEGRIENVYSLKIMNKDQRDHTYVLDAAGLPDLKLQGRREIRVAAGDIVSMPVELSSAPEQLPSSTNEVKFILTDADDASVHIEAKSRFIGPQVR, via the coding sequence ATGAGCGACCAAATACCGGTACATGACGTTACCCCGCCTGCCAAAACTGTCGACCTCTACGCCTCGCGAGAGAAGATCTACACCCGCGCCTTCACTGGCCTGTTCCGCAATCTGCGCATGCTCGGCGGTGCCGGTCTGTTCCTGCTTTACTTCGGCACCGTGTGGCTGAATTGGGGCGGCCACCAAGCGGTTTGGTGGAACCTGCCGGAGCGTAAGTTCTTTATTTTCGGTGCGACTTTCTGGCCCCAGGATTTCATCCTGCTGTCGGGCATTCTTATCGTCGCGGCATTTGGCCTGTTCTTTATCACCGTGTACGCCGGTCGTGTGTGGTGCGGTTATACCTGCCCGCAAAGCGTGTGGACGTGGATCTTCATGTGGTGCGAAAAGGTCACCGAAGGCGACCGCAACCAGCGCATCAAGCTCGACAAAGCGCCGATGGGCGTCAACAAGTTCCTGCGCAAATTCAGCAAGCACACCCTGTGGCTGCTGATCGGTTTTGTCACCGGCATGACCTTTGTCGGATACTTCTCGCCGATCCGCGAACTGGTGTTTGACTTCTTCACCGGCCAGGCCGATGGCTGGTCATATTTCTGGGTGGGTTTCTTCACCCTCGCCACCTACGGCAACGCCGGCTGGCTGCGCGAACAGGTGTGCATCTACATGTGCCCCTATGCACGCTTCCAGAGCGTAATGTTCGACAAGGACACCCTGATCGTTTCCTACGATCCGCGCCGTGGTGAACTGCGTGGCCCGCGCAAAAAAGGTGTCGACTACAAGGCCCAAGGCCTCGGCGATTGCATCGACTGCACGATGTGCGTGCAGGTGTGCCCGACCGGTATCGACATCCGCGACGGCCTGCAGATCGAGTGCATCGGCTGCGCCGCGTGCATCGACGCCTGCGACAACATCATGGACAAGATGGAGTACCCACGCGGCCTGATCAGCTACACCACCGAGCACAACCTGTCGGGGCAGAAAACCCACAAGCTGCGCCCGCGCCTGATTGGTTATGCATTGGTGTTGCTGGCGATGATCAGCCTGTTGGTGGCCGCGTTCTTCATGCGCTCGCTGGTGGGTTTCGACGTGAGCAAGGACCGCGTGCTGTACCGCGAAAACGCCGAAGGCCGCATCGAAAACGTCTACAGCCTGAAGATCATGAACAAGGACCAGCGCGACCACACCTACGTGCTCGACGCCGCAGGCTTGCCCGACCTCAAGCTGCAAGGCCGCCGCGAAATCAGGGTGGCCGCCGGCGATATCGTCAGCATGCCGGTGGAGCTGTCGAGTGCGCCGGAACAGTTGCCGTCGAGCACCAACGAGGTGAAATTCATCCTCACCGATGCCGATGATGCCAGCGTCCATATTGAAGCCAAGAGCCGATTTATCGGCCCACAAGTTCGTTAG
- the recR gene encoding recombination mediator RecR, with protein MSFSPLIRQLIDALRILPGVGQKTAQRMALQLLERDRSGGARLAQALSQAMTGVGHCRQCRTLTEEELCPQCADPRRDDTLLCVVEGPMDVYAVEQTGYRGRYFVLKGHLSPLDGLGPEAIGIPQLVSRIEEQGTFTEVILATNPTVEGEATAHYIAQLLTNKGLITSRIAHGVPLGGELELVDGGTLAHSFAGRKPIAL; from the coding sequence ATGAGCTTCAGCCCCCTGATTCGCCAACTGATCGACGCCCTGCGCATTTTGCCGGGTGTCGGCCAGAAAACCGCCCAGCGTATGGCGCTGCAACTGCTGGAGCGTGATCGCAGCGGCGGCGCCCGGTTGGCCCAGGCCTTGAGCCAGGCCATGACCGGTGTCGGCCACTGCCGCCAGTGCCGCACCCTCACTGAAGAAGAACTCTGCCCGCAGTGCGCCGACCCGCGCCGCGACGATACGCTGCTGTGTGTTGTCGAAGGGCCGATGGATGTGTACGCGGTGGAGCAGACCGGCTATCGAGGTCGCTACTTCGTGCTCAAGGGCCACCTGTCGCCGCTGGACGGCCTGGGCCCGGAAGCCATCGGCATTCCGCAGTTGGTGTCGCGCATCGAAGAGCAGGGCACTTTTACCGAAGTGATCCTGGCCACCAACCCGACGGTGGAAGGTGAGGCGACCGCGCACTACATCGCGCAATTGCTGACCAACAAAGGCCTGATCACCTCGCGTATCGCCCACGGCGTGCCGTTGGGCGGCGAGTTGGAGTTGGTGGATGGCGGCACGCTGGCGCATTCCTTCGCAGGCCGCAAACCCATCGCCCTCTAA
- a CDS encoding sulfite exporter TauE/SafE family protein, with translation MLELAPLLVSALILGLLGGGHCLGMCGGLMGALTLAIPKEQRGRRFQLLLAYNLGRIFSYAAAGVLIGLAGWAVANSPAAMFMRVLAGLLLISMGLYLAGWWSGLTRIESLGRGLWRYIQPVANRLLPVSSVPRALLLGALWGWLPCGLVYSTLLWAASQGNALDSGLLMLAFGLGTWPVLLATGLAAERVTALLRKRSIRMAGGLLVILFGIWTLPGPHQHWLMGH, from the coding sequence ATGCTTGAACTGGCGCCACTGCTGGTCTCCGCGCTGATCCTCGGCCTGCTCGGCGGCGGCCATTGCCTGGGCATGTGCGGCGGGCTGATGGGCGCGCTGACTCTGGCGATCCCCAAGGAACAGCGCGGCCGCAGGTTTCAACTGCTGCTGGCGTACAACCTGGGGCGCATCTTCAGCTATGCCGCTGCGGGCGTGTTGATCGGCCTGGCCGGTTGGGCAGTCGCCAACAGCCCGGCGGCGATGTTCATGCGCGTACTGGCCGGGTTGCTGTTGATCAGCATGGGCCTGTACCTGGCTGGCTGGTGGAGCGGCCTGACCCGTATCGAAAGCCTCGGGCGCGGCCTGTGGCGCTATATACAGCCAGTCGCCAACCGTTTGCTGCCGGTGTCCAGCGTGCCGCGCGCCTTGCTGCTGGGCGCGCTGTGGGGCTGGTTGCCGTGCGGATTGGTCTACAGCACCCTGCTATGGGCGGCGAGCCAGGGCAATGCGCTGGACAGCGGGTTGCTGATGCTGGCGTTCGGGCTGGGGACCTGGCCGGTGTTGCTGGCGACGGGGTTGGCCGCTGAACGAGTGACGGCGCTTTTACGTAAACGCAGTATTCGGATGGCCGGAGGTTTGCTGGTGATTCTGTTCGGTATCTGGACGTTGCCCGGTCCGCACCAGCACTGGCTAATGGGCCATTAA
- the fnr gene encoding fumarate/nitrate reduction transcriptional regulator Fnr, giving the protein MSEPVKLRAHSQAHCKDCSLAPLCLPLSLNLEDMDALDDIVKRGRPLKKGEFLFRQGDKFDSVYAVRSGALKTFSLSDSGEEQITGFHLPSELVGLSGMDTEIHPVSAQALETTSVCEIPFERLDELAIQLPQLRRQLMRVMSREIRDDQQMMLLLSKKTADERIATFLVNLSARFRARGFSANQFRLSMSRNEIGNYLGLAVETVSRVFTRFQQNELIAAEGKEVHILDPIQLCALAGGSLEG; this is encoded by the coding sequence ATGTCCGAGCCAGTTAAACTGCGCGCTCACAGCCAGGCTCATTGCAAGGATTGCAGCCTGGCCCCCCTCTGCTTGCCACTTTCGTTGAATTTGGAAGACATGGATGCGCTGGACGACATCGTTAAACGTGGCCGCCCGCTGAAAAAAGGCGAGTTTCTGTTCCGCCAGGGCGACAAGTTCGATTCCGTTTATGCAGTACGTTCGGGTGCGTTGAAGACATTCAGCCTGAGCGACAGCGGCGAAGAGCAGATCACCGGTTTCCACCTACCCAGCGAACTGGTGGGTTTGTCGGGCATGGACACCGAGATTCACCCGGTGTCGGCGCAGGCGCTGGAAACGACATCCGTTTGCGAAATCCCCTTCGAACGCCTGGACGAACTGGCCATCCAACTGCCGCAACTGCGCCGCCAGTTGATGCGCGTGATGAGCCGCGAGATCCGTGACGACCAGCAAATGATGCTGCTGTTGTCGAAGAAAACCGCCGACGAGCGCATTGCGACCTTCCTGGTCAACCTGTCGGCGCGGTTCCGGGCCCGTGGTTTCTCGGCCAACCAGTTCCGCCTGAGCATGTCGCGCAATGAAATCGGCAACTACCTGGGCCTTGCGGTGGAAACCGTGTCCCGCGTGTTTACCCGCTTCCAGCAGAACGAGCTGATCGCCGCCGAAGGTAAAGAAGTGCATATCCTCGACCCGATCCAGCTGTGCGCGCTGGCGGGTGGCTCGCTGGAAGGTTGA
- a CDS encoding heavy metal translocating P-type ATPase has translation MTSPIPCYHCALPVPPGSRFTAVILGERRELCCPGCQAVAEAIVAVGLESYYQHRSEASANPEALPVQLVDELALYDRADVQKPFVRHEGELAEATLLMEGISCAACGWLIEKHLRSLPAVAEARLNLSNHRLQVRWADGQLPLSQLLSELRHIGYAAHPYQPDRAAEQLASENRLALRQLGVAGLLWFQAMMATMATWPEFNIDLSPELHVILRWVAMFLTTPIVFYSCAPFFKGAMRDLRTRHLTMDVSVSLAIGGAYLAGIWTAITGVGELYFDAVGMFALFLLAGRYLERRARERTAAATAQLVNLLPASCLRLKADGQSERILLPELALGDRVLVHPGAVLPADGVILDGQSSIDESLLTGEYLPQPRQSGDAVTAGTLNVEGALTVEVRALGHDTRLSAIVRLLERAQAEKPRLAQIADRAAQWFLLCSLIAAALIGLLWWELDASRAFWIVLAMLVATCPCALSLATPTALTAATGTLHKLGLLLTRGHVLEGLNQIDTVIFDKTGTLTEGRLALRAIRPLGSLSTDLCLSLAAALENRSEHPIARAFGRAPLAADEVISSPGLGLEGRVGKRVLRIGQPGFVCELSGCPIPAAPELSGQWLLLGDREGALAWFVLDDRLRSDAPALLAACKARGWRTLLLSGDSSPMVASVAAELGIDEAHGGLRPDDKLHVLQQLHKEGRKVLMLGDGVNDVPVLAAADISVAMGTATDLAKTSADAVLLSNRLDALVQAFTLARRTRRVIIENLLWAGLYNGLMLPFAALGWITPIWAAVGMSLSSLTVVLNALRLTRLPSAPTARAPSVTRPLPV, from the coding sequence ATGACCAGCCCAATCCCCTGCTACCACTGCGCCCTGCCCGTTCCGCCGGGCAGCCGCTTCACCGCAGTGATCCTCGGCGAACGCCGCGAGCTCTGTTGCCCAGGCTGCCAGGCGGTGGCCGAAGCCATTGTGGCCGTCGGCCTGGAAAGCTATTACCAACACCGTAGCGAAGCCTCGGCCAACCCCGAGGCATTGCCGGTGCAACTGGTGGACGAGTTGGCGCTGTACGACCGCGCCGACGTGCAAAAACCTTTTGTGCGCCACGAAGGCGAACTGGCCGAAGCCACCCTGTTGATGGAAGGCATCAGCTGCGCTGCGTGCGGCTGGTTGATCGAAAAACACCTGCGCAGCCTGCCCGCCGTGGCGGAGGCGCGGTTGAACCTGTCCAACCATCGCCTGCAAGTGCGTTGGGCCGACGGACAACTGCCGCTGAGCCAACTGCTCAGCGAATTGCGCCATATCGGTTACGCCGCCCACCCCTATCAGCCCGACCGCGCCGCCGAGCAACTGGCCAGCGAAAACCGCCTGGCCCTGCGCCAACTGGGGGTCGCCGGGCTGCTGTGGTTCCAGGCAATGATGGCAACCATGGCCACCTGGCCGGAATTCAATATCGACCTGAGCCCGGAGCTGCACGTGATCCTGCGCTGGGTCGCAATGTTTCTGACAACACCCATCGTGTTCTACAGCTGCGCACCGTTTTTCAAAGGTGCCATGCGCGACTTGCGCACGCGTCACCTAACCATGGATGTTTCAGTGTCGTTGGCCATCGGCGGCGCGTATCTGGCGGGGATCTGGACCGCGATCACCGGCGTGGGCGAGTTGTACTTCGATGCGGTGGGCATGTTTGCGCTGTTCCTGCTGGCCGGTCGCTACCTGGAGCGCCGCGCCCGCGAACGCACGGCGGCCGCCACTGCGCAATTGGTCAATTTACTGCCCGCCTCATGCCTGCGCCTGAAAGCCGATGGCCAAAGTGAACGCATCCTGCTCCCTGAACTGGCACTGGGCGACCGCGTATTGGTCCACCCTGGCGCCGTGCTGCCAGCAGATGGCGTGATCCTCGATGGGCAATCGAGCATCGATGAGTCCCTGCTGACTGGCGAATACCTGCCGCAACCGCGCCAGAGCGGCGACGCGGTCACCGCAGGCACCCTCAACGTCGAGGGCGCGCTGACCGTCGAAGTACGCGCCTTGGGCCACGACACGCGCTTGTCTGCCATCGTGCGCCTGCTGGAGCGGGCCCAGGCCGAGAAACCGCGCTTGGCGCAGATCGCCGACCGTGCCGCGCAGTGGTTCCTGTTGTGCTCGCTGATCGCCGCTGCGTTGATCGGCCTGTTGTGGTGGGAGCTGGATGCGTCGCGGGCGTTCTGGATTGTGCTGGCGATGCTGGTGGCGACCTGCCCCTGCGCGCTGTCCCTCGCCACCCCCACCGCCCTCACCGCTGCCACCGGCACCCTGCACAAACTCGGCTTGCTGCTGACGCGCGGCCATGTGCTGGAAGGCTTGAACCAGATCGACACGGTGATTTTCGACAAGACCGGCACCCTCACCGAAGGGCGCCTGGCGTTGCGGGCCATCCGCCCCCTGGGCAGCTTGAGCACCGACCTGTGCCTTAGCCTCGCCGCCGCCCTGGAAAACCGCTCCGAACACCCGATTGCCCGCGCTTTTGGCCGCGCGCCACTGGCCGCCGATGAAGTCATCAGTTCGCCTGGGCTGGGCCTTGAAGGCCGTGTCGGCAAGCGCGTATTGCGCATTGGCCAACCGGGTTTCGTCTGCGAACTCAGTGGTTGCCCAATCCCAGCTGCGCCTGAGCTTTCTGGCCAATGGCTGCTCCTGGGCGACCGCGAAGGCGCCCTGGCCTGGTTCGTCCTCGACGACCGCCTGCGCAGCGACGCACCGGCCTTGCTCGCCGCGTGCAAGGCACGTGGCTGGCGCACGCTGTTGCTGTCCGGCGACAGTTCGCCGATGGTCGCCAGCGTCGCCGCCGAACTGGGAATCGACGAAGCCCACGGCGGCTTGCGCCCCGATGACAAGCTGCACGTGCTGCAACAACTGCACAAGGAAGGCCGCAAGGTGCTGATGCTCGGCGACGGGGTCAACGATGTGCCGGTCCTCGCCGCCGCGGATATCAGCGTGGCCATGGGCACCGCTACCGACCTGGCCAAGACCAGCGCCGACGCGGTGCTGCTGTCCAACCGCCTGGACGCCCTGGTACAAGCCTTTACCCTGGCACGGCGCACCCGTCGGGTGATCATTGAAAACCTGCTGTGGGCCGGGCTGTACAATGGCCTTATGCTGCCGTTTGCCGCCCTGGGTTGGATCACCCCGATCTGGGCCGCAGTGGGCATGTCCCTCAGTTCGTTGACCGTGGTGCTCAATGCCCTGCGCCTGACTCGCCTGCCGAGCGCGCCAACGGCCCGAGCACCCTCAGTAACCCGCCCGCTGCCGGTGTGA
- a CDS encoding acyl-CoA dehydrogenase family protein: MGWWASDTAELFFDDCRVPVGHLIGAENMGFACIMGNFQSERLALALMANMTAQMALEESLEWAAQREAFGKPIGKFQVIKHRLSEMATAVEVSREFTYRQAAKMAAGISVIKEISMAKNLATDTADRVTYDAVQILGGQGYMRGSLVERLYRDNRILSIGGGTREVMNEIISKQMGL; the protein is encoded by the coding sequence ATGGGCTGGTGGGCGTCGGACACCGCTGAATTGTTCTTCGACGATTGCCGCGTGCCTGTCGGCCACCTGATCGGCGCTGAAAACATGGGCTTTGCCTGCATCATGGGCAACTTCCAAAGCGAGCGCCTGGCCCTGGCATTGATGGCCAACATGACGGCGCAGATGGCGCTGGAGGAAAGCCTCGAATGGGCTGCGCAGCGCGAAGCCTTCGGCAAACCCATCGGCAAATTCCAGGTGATCAAGCATCGCCTGTCGGAGATGGCCACCGCCGTGGAGGTTTCACGGGAATTCACTTACCGCCAGGCGGCCAAGATGGCCGCGGGCATCAGCGTGATCAAAGAGATTTCCATGGCCAAGAACCTCGCCACCGACACCGCCGACCGCGTCACCTATGACGCCGTGCAGATACTCGGGGGCCAGGGTTACATGCGCGGCAGCCTGGTGGAGCGGCTGTATCGCGACAACCGCATCCTGTCCATCGGTGGTGGCACCCGTGAAGTGATGAATGAAATCATCAGCAAGCAGATGGGGCTTTGA